The following proteins are encoded in a genomic region of Nicotiana sylvestris chromosome 4, ASM39365v2, whole genome shotgun sequence:
- the LOC104244476 gene encoding pentatricopeptide repeat-containing protein At2g02750, producing MKNQITKLVANGLYKEAINLYSQLHSSSFVPTKFTFPCLFNACAKLKAIPQGQILHTHLMKYGFGTDVYAATSLTDMYMKLTLVDRALKVFDEIPQPNIASVNAIISGFSQNGYHFEAFRLFGRLFSSLQFKPDSVTIASILSGCVNSNHGVQMHCWAIKIGVEMDIYAATSLLTMYLNCADCVSATRLFELVQNKNVVCYNAFISGLLQNGVDEVVLSVFKEMKKSLDEEPNAVTLISVLSATANLKNVKFGRQVHAFIVKVELQSHTMVGTALVDMYSKCGFWLCAYEMFKEMGRNRNLITWNSMITGMMLNEQTEKAVELFVELESEELKPDSATWNSMIIGFSLLQKEAEAFMFFRKMLSAGVVPSMKSITSLLTACSSLSSLRCGQEIHGYILRAGNVIDEFVVTAIIDMYMKCGQFSLARKVFDKLDVKYDDPAVWNVMISGYGRNGEGEAAFEMFSLMLKEKAQPNSATLNCILSVCSHVGKLEKAWQVFNLMITDFGLTPTLKQLNIMVDLLARSGQLDEAGDLLQLIPKPSASVFASLLAASEHYSNAKMGEEMTKKLSELEPENPVPFVILSNLYARQGRWDDAERIRETINERGLEKLPGYSAVGVT from the coding sequence ATGAAAAATCAAATAACAAAATTGGTAGCCAATGGACTGTACAAAGAAGCCATTAACTTGTATTCCCAGCTCcactcttcttcttttgttcccACCAAATTCACCTTCCCCTGTCTCTTCAATGCCTGCGCCAAACTAAAGGCTATTCCACAAGGCCAAATACTCCATACTCATTTGATGAAATACGGGTTCGGCACCGATGTATACGCAGCCACATCTCTTACTGATATGTACATGAAACTCACCTTAGTGGACAGGGCCTTAAAGGTGTTCGACGAAATTCCTCAACCAAATATTGCTTCAGTAAACGCTATCATTTCTGGGTTTTCCCAAAACGGGTATCATTTTGAAGCTTTTCGGCTGTTTGGGAGGTTATTTAGTAGTTTACAGTTTAAGCCGGATTCTGTTACTATAGCTAGTATTTTATCAGGGTGTGTGAATAGTAATCATGGCGTTCAAATGCATTGCTGGGCTATAAAGATTGGTGTGGAAATGGACATATATGCAGCTACTTCGCTTTTGACTATGTATTTGAATTGTGCTGATTGTGTTTCTGCTACGAGGTTGTTTGAATTGGTTCAAAATAAGAATGTGGTGTGCTACAACGCTTTTATTTCTGGGCTGTTGCAAaatggggtggatgaagtggtcCTGAGTGTGTTTAAGGAGATGAAAAAGTCACTAGACGAAGAACCGAATGCAGTGACTTTAATATCTGTTCTTTCTGCTACTGCTAATCTTAAGAATGTGAAGTTTGGTAGGCAAGTCCATGCGTTTATTGTGAAAGTCGAGTTGCAATCTCATACAATGGTTGGAACTGCACTTGTAGACATGTATTCGAAATGCGGTTTTTGGTTATGTGCATATGAAATGTTCAAAGAGATGGGTCGCAACCGGAACTTGATAACGTGGAATTCGATGATTACAGGAATGATGTTGAATGAGCAAACAGAGAAAGCTGTTGAGCTTTTCGTTGAATTAGAATCGGAAGAATTGAAACCAGATTCAGCTACATGGAATTCAATGATCATTGGGTTTTCTCTGCTGCAAAAAGAGGCTGAAGCTTTTATGTTCTTCAGAAAAATGCTTTCTGCCGGTGTCGTTCCCAGTATGAAATCTATTACTAGTCTTCTGACGGCATGCTCGTCTCTATCCTCACTCCGTTGTGGCCAGGAGATTCACGGATATATTCTTAGGGCAGGAAACGTCATTGATGAATTTGTTGTCACCGCAATCATTGATATGTACATGAAATGTGGGCAATTTTCTTTGGCACGGAAGGTTTTTGATAAGTTGGACGTAAAGTATGATGATCCAGCTGTGTGGAATGTGATGATTTCAGGATATGGAAGGAATGGAGAAGGTGAAGCTGCTTTTGAAATGTTCTCTCTGATGCTAAAGGAGAAAGCACAACCAAATTCAGCTACTCTGAATTGTATTTTGTCTGTGTGCAGCCACGTTGGTAAACTAGAGAAAGCATGGCAAGTTTTTAACTTGATGATCACAGATTTTGGCTTAACCCCAACTCTAAAGCAACTTAATATTATGGTTGATCTACTTGCTCGATCTGGTCAGCTGGATGAAGCTGGAGATCTATTACAGCTCATTCCCAAACCTTCAGCATCTGTTTTTGCTTCTTTATTAGCAGCTTCTGAGCACTACTCTAATGCCAAGATGGGAGAAGAAATGACCAAAAAGCTCTCAGAATTGGAGCCAGAAAACCCTGTTCCCTTTGTAATTTTATCCAACCTTTATGCTAGACAAGGAAGATGGGACGATGCTGAACGAATCAGAGAAACAATCAATGAAAGGGGACTCGAAAAATTACCAGGCTACAGTGCTGTAGGAGTGACATAA